A part of Actinomycetota bacterium genomic DNA contains:
- a CDS encoding TadE family protein, with translation GWELLEAVCTGRRSSLRSETGGSAVEMALVLPVLALILAGILDFGLVFSDLMALKQGVGAGVRQGVVGQTGSVSSCSINGAAGATTDTKKLMCLTKDHVGLDDAETRTMVSFPDSKLKGGSLIICAQTPLESASTFFDPILNGALKARVHMRIEQDLSTFGTSSETALAGSDWSWCV, from the coding sequence GGGGTTGGGAGTTGCTCGAAGCAGTGTGCACGGGCAGGCGTTCGAGCCTGAGGAGCGAAACCGGAGGGAGCGCCGTGGAGATGGCGCTGGTACTCCCGGTGCTGGCTCTGATCCTGGCGGGAATCCTCGACTTCGGACTGGTCTTCAGCGACCTCATGGCCCTCAAGCAGGGAGTGGGCGCCGGAGTACGACAGGGGGTTGTCGGCCAGACGGGGTCCGTTTCCAGCTGTTCGATCAACGGCGCCGCCGGCGCAACCACCGACACGAAGAAGCTGATGTGCCTGACCAAGGACCATGTGGGACTCGACGACGCGGAGACCCGGACGATGGTCTCTTTTCCGGACTCGAAGCTGAAAGGCGGGTCGCTGATTATCTGCGCTCAGACGCCTCTCGAGTCGGCGAGCACGTTCTTTGACCCAATTCTGAACGGAGCCCTGAAGGCAAGAGTCCATATGCGCATCGAACAGGATCTGTCCACCTTCGGCACCTCTTCAGAGACCGCTCTGGCCGGTTCCGATTGGAGTTGGTGCGTGTGA
- the cpaB gene encoding Flp pilus assembly protein CpaB, translated as MKRSKVVVIGGAVMAILGMLLAYLYTASAGKNAPATTTGKTETAFAYVAVNDLTVGTLWEDLAEDIERRQIPVSLRPPGAISDPSQAEGKTLVRSMSKGEILTTVQFNKNGSESLKIPEGMRALTISVPLPQGVGDYIQPGSKADIFVTFKGLPGEPLPEDATLTQLLLSDITVLANRRALSAAAQAAGEAPAESGEILLTLSVNTDQAEKIIFAKENGALWLTLMNAGDPPAIGTGRTFRTALA; from the coding sequence ATGAAGCGCTCGAAAGTCGTTGTGATCGGTGGAGCAGTGATGGCTATCCTCGGAATGCTCCTGGCTTACCTGTACACGGCCAGTGCCGGCAAGAACGCCCCCGCGACCACCACCGGCAAGACCGAAACCGCCTTCGCTTACGTCGCGGTCAACGACCTGACGGTCGGGACCCTCTGGGAGGACCTGGCCGAGGACATCGAGCGGCGCCAGATACCGGTGTCGCTTCGCCCGCCGGGCGCCATCTCCGACCCGAGCCAGGCCGAGGGTAAGACCCTGGTCCGGTCTATGTCGAAGGGCGAGATCCTGACCACCGTGCAGTTCAACAAGAACGGTTCCGAGAGCCTCAAGATCCCCGAGGGCATGAGGGCGCTGACCATCAGCGTGCCGCTGCCGCAGGGAGTCGGCGACTACATCCAGCCGGGGTCGAAGGCGGACATCTTCGTCACCTTCAAAGGACTGCCCGGCGAACCGCTCCCCGAGGACGCCACCCTCACCCAACTGCTGTTGAGCGACATCACGGTGCTGGCCAACCGCCGGGCGCTTTCGGCTGCGGCACAGGCCGCAGGAGAGGCTCCCGCGGAGTCGGGCGAGATCCTGCTGACCCTTTCCGTGAACACCGACCAGGCGGAGAAGATCATCTTCGCCAAGGAGAACGGCGCGCTTTGGCTGACCCTGATGAACGCCGGGGACCCGCCCGCAATCGGCACCGGCCGAACCTTCAGGACGGCGCTCGCATGA